The genomic window AAGCGATGACGACTACAATACTTTTTACAACACTACTGTCCCCAATCTGAAAAAAGATGGCGGTACTGCCGAATTAAAACTACAAGTATTGAACAGCGATAATTACAGCCAAGTACTCAAAGAATTGCCAATTACCATTACAGTTCCTGCTCCTGAACAGTTAAATGTTGATTACAGCTCAACTACAACCTATACAAATAATGCTACTAAAAACATTTTTACTAGCACCTACCAATTGCCAAGCTTCACGATTACTGATTCAGCAACAGGCAAATCTTATAAGGCAACTAACATAACGCCAGTCAACAACGTTTATATCGATGGTAAAAAGACGGCATTGACTGATCTGCCAAATAACCTGACTGCTGGAACTTACACACAAAGTATTTACTTTACTGTTGCTGGATTTAACGCAACCCAATTAAAGCAACTTGCAGCTAATTCAAAGATAACTGGCAATAATGGCGACTCAACAATTCGTTACTCAAACGGTCAATTGATCGCTGCCAGAACTATTATCGTTAAATAATCGAAAAGTCGAGCTAAACTCGGCTTTTTTGCTATGACTATAGGAGAATTTCATGAAAAAAATTGCAGTGTACTGTGGAGCAGCCACGGGAAATAATCCCATCTATTTACAAGCAGCAAAAGACTTAGGCCACTGGTTGGTGAAAAATGATTACGGTCTGACTTATGGCGGCGGAAGATTAGGCTTAATGGGTGCCCTAGCTGACACAGTTTTAGAAGACGGCGGATACGTCCACGGGATCATTACCGAGGACTTAGCTAACAAAGAACTAACTCACGACAATCTCAGTGAGATCGAAATCGTCAAGTCGATCGACGAACGTAAAGAAATCATGTTGAAAAACTCAATTGCCAGCGTCGCTTTACCAGGTGGGCCAGGAACATTAGAAGAAATGTCGGATGCCTTCTCCTGGACCAGGATCGGTTTGAACCCTGACCCTTGCATTTATTTGAACATCAATCATTATTACGACCCATTATTAATGATGTTCAATCGCATGGCCAATGAAGGTTTCATTTCGGAAAAAGCGAAGAACACCTTATTATTCACTGAATCATTCGACGTTGCTGGAAAATTTATAAAAAATTACGTGACGCCTGCAAGTAGAAAATATAATGTAAAATAAATATGCGTAATGTTTAACATTGAACTGATTGCGTTTTACTATGAAAGTGTCAGGTAGGTATTGGTGATTTCCCTATTTGACACTCCTTAGATTTCTACTTCGTATCAAAAGTATTGGACTCATCACCAAAACTTTGAAGTGGAGATCCCCCACATTATTGGATAGAAGTATTAAGGGCCAGCAGAGATAATCTGCTGGCTCTTATTTTCTACTCACACTAGCATCTACGATGCGTAGTGTGAGTATACGGCAACGCTGCGGAGCACGTTGGCGATTCCCTGCTTTTAAGCACCTATGGTGCATAGTGCGAGTAAACGGCGATACGCGTAACGTAGTGAAGCCATCGGCGATTACTTGATTTTTTAATGATGATCAACAAAAAACGGACCTAATTCAAAATATGAATTAGGTCCGTTTTGTATAAAATCCCAAGAGTCACGATTATCGGTCGCACTCCTGTCAAATTCGATAGATTAGTTTATAAATGCTGTAAGAACTCCGGCAATTACGACTAGCAATAAACCAGCCAAAACTGCACCCATCTCTTTTTTAGTTTTTCTTTCATGAAGAATGTAAATACCACCAAGTGTGGCTAAGATAACGTTCATTTGTGAAAGAGTGAATCCAGTGGCAAGTCCGTTAACTTCTGGACGAGCTGAGATCAAGTATGTCAAAGCTGCCAATGCAAAGAAGAAACCACTGATAATGTTAGTGTATGAACTCTTTGTTCTGAATGGTTTTGAAGCACGATTGCCTTTTGTAGCAAGTGCAAAGATCGTTGCTGCAACTGCCATACCTAAAGCTTGTGGTAGAAAGGCTTCAAATCCGGTAACTTTAACAGCTTGTGGAAAGGCTGAATATGCAAGGTATCCAATTTCAGCACAGAATACTAATGCTACACCTTTAACTGCATTAGTTCCACCGGCTGATTTTGTTTTTCCTTCAGTGTAAGTAGTGAACCAAACACCGACGATGATCAAAACAATTGCAAAAAATCCAACTGCTAGTGATGACATTCCAAAAGTATTTCCACGCCATTCACCTAGGACGATAACGCCCCATAATGAAGCTCCGATCAACTGGAATCCAGTTGAGATCGGCATGGTTCTTGAAACTCCCATTTCAGTAAATGCATAGAAGACAAAAATTTGTCCGATTGACCATGCCATACCAGAAAGGAATGTGAACAAGAACTCTTTGCCTGTTAACAGAGGCGTCTGCGTGAACAGCGCAACGACAATCGCACCAATCAAAGTACCATATGTCGCACCCAAAATTTGATTTACCGGTTTCCCACCAAAGTAACCAGTAAGTACTGGGAAGACACCCCAACCGATCATTGGTATCAGACCAATTAGTATGTTCGTAATGCTCATTGTATATCCCCTTTATATGTAAAAAGTATCTAAAACACCAAAAATGCTGGGGGTCAAAAAACCACCAGCAGTTTTAATGATATATAGATTATACTAAACGGCTACTTTGTTTTCAATGTAAACGTTTAACATAAGTAAAATTTTTTAATACTTTTTTAGGAAAGTTTTACTAAAACTCGTTGTCCAATGGAGGAACAATTTGCTTCTTACGTGAAACTACTCCAGGTAAGGCAGCCTTGTTGTCAGTAACCTTAGTGTTCAAAGCACTTTCAAATTTAGCAATCGCAGCATCGTCACCAATGATCAAACCTGTTGTGTCACTAGTCATAATGTTTGTGATCAACAATACGAACAAGTTGTAGCCATTTGAACTGTTTTCAGCAGTGATATCCTTAACGAACTCAGCTTCTCTTTCAAGTGTGTGTTCAACATCAACTGTGTTTACTTGAGCAATACGAACTGAGTTTCCATTCATATCAAAGCTCTTAGCATCCATATCGATCAACTCTTGAGTCGACTTGTCGTCAAGGTCTGTACCTGCTTTAAGCATGTCCATACCATATGATTCATAGTCGATACCAGCTGTTTCAGCTAAGCTCTTCAAAGCAGCCTTGTCTTCATCAGTAGTTGTTGGTGATTTTAGTAAAAGTGTATCTGAAATAATAGCAGAAGCCATCAAACCAGCCAAGTTACCAGGGATTTCGATCTTTGATTGGTTGTACATCTTCCAAAGAATTGTGCTTGTGCACCCTAGTGGTTCAGCGTGGTAATACAATGGTGATTCAGTTTGGAAATTAGCAATACGGTGATGATCAACAACGTGTGTAACTTCAAGGTCATCGATATCGTCGAAACTTTGTTGTTTTTCGTTGTGGTCAACTAGCATAACTTTTTTAACTTCGCTACCAGCGGCTGTGACAATACGTGGATAATCGTAGTTAAACTTTTCAAAAACAAATTTTGTTTCCTTGTTAGGTTCGCCTTGAGCAACAGCTTCAGTGTTCATGCCCAATTCGTTTTGATAATGTGAATATGAAATTGCTGCAACAACAGCATCTGTATCAGGACTCTTGTGTCCAACTACTAATTCTTTTTCTTTTGCCATTAATTCAATACTCCTTTATTTTATAAAGATTTTAAGCGATCAATATAGCTCTTCTTGCTTAAGAAAGCATCCCATTCGGTGAAGAATTGCTTGATACGTGGAATCTTGTCCTTATCTTCGTGATAAACAAACGTCAAATCACTCGAAATTGCAGGTTCCAGTGGCGTGCGATAGAACGTGAAGTTGCTTTCATTTGCAATACAAAAACTAGCTGGTAATCCTGTATTGACGCCATCAGAATCTTGAACGAATTTCAATAATTGATAAGGTGAAGAAAATCTTGCTACCACCTTAGGAACATCCACTAATGAGTTCTTGAACTTCTCGGTCATCAGATCTGTGAAATAATATCCACGTAAATATGAGACCCAAGGATTTTCAATTGCTTCTTTGTAAGTAGCTTTGCCCTTCTTAAAAATCTTTTCGTTATTGTGAACCAACATTATCGTATCATTAATAATCTTTTTTGACTTATAAGATTTCCAACTTTTGATGGTATTGTCTGGTAAATACATCACAGCGATATCAATCTTGTTGTTTTGGATCTGATCCCAGATCTCGTTACGTTTCAAGAGGATCAAGTCAATTTCGACATTTGGATTGATTCGATTAAATTCAACGATGAAATCTTCGATTACTTTTGATTCAACTGCAGCGATAATTCCAATATTGATCGTACCAGAACTCTCGGAAGATTTTTGCTGAATTTGATCAGTAACGGTATTTATGACATGAAAAATTTGATGAGTTGCATCTAACAAAATTGAACCAGCATCAGTTAGGTAGATTTTTTTACCGACACTATAAAAGAGCGGTGCACCTACGACCTTTTCAATTTTTTTGATTTGCTGGGTCAAGGCAGGTTGCGTGATACCTAAAGATTGGGCAGTTTTGGTGTAACTCATGTTCTTGGATAATTCGTCAAAATAATTCAGTGCTTTAGAACTAAATACTCGTCGTGCATCTTCATCTAACAAAAAATTTCACTCCCTTCAAACAATCAAATATTAACATTTTCTTATTATAATCATACTATATATAATAAAAAAATTATAGCTTTGCTTATTTATTAATATTGATTTTTTCAAATCTCAATGGGTTGCCGTCGCTGTCCGGATCAAGAATAAATGATCCATTAGAATAACGGTCAGCATCGCTATGGGCTGAGAAATCAATTGCAATATCTTTGTTTTGATCAGTGATCACGTGTAATTCGATATCCGGATTAGTCTTTGTGATCAATTTAATTCTATGTGGCGAGCGTTTCAATTCCCGCAATGTCAATACTCCTCGACGAGCGCGGCTAGTAATCGGGATCTCTGAAAGCTTCATCTGCTTGTATGATCCACGTTGAGTCAGTAGTGCAATCTTATCGTTAGTATCATCAGAATCAGCAATAAAGTAACCTGCAACTTTGTCGTCAGTTTTAAGACTCACGAATTTAACGCCGACAGCTTTACTACCAACAACTGGTATTTCGCTCAATGGGAAGGCTGAAGCATAAGAATGTTCTGTAAAGACAAACAACAGTTTTCGTTCGGCTTCTTCTGGAGCAATGTAATCCACATCGATAACGCTAGTTTCAGGATCTTTAAGTTTGATGTATCGACTTGCCCGAGACTTATAAGTTCTTCCTGGCAAGAGATCTTGGAAGTCAACTTGTTTAACATAGTTGTCATTTGTACCTGTGACAAATGTTCCTGTCTCTTTCAAGTCCTTAAAGATAAATGCCTTGAGTACTGATTCGTCATTAGCCAATCCTACTTCTTGCGATAAATGAGAACCAGTATCTTTCCAGCGACTATCATCGAGCTCAAAAATCTGACGATAAATCAAATTACCTTTATCTGTGAAAATAAAAATATGATTCAACGTGTTAGCTTCAACATCCAAAACTGGATAATCTTCGTCTTTTAGACCATTATCTGATGGATCAGAAGCCATAAATGATCGTTGACTACTACGTTTAACGTAGCCGTCGTGACTGACCAAGACGCGGACGTCCTCACTAGCAACCATGACTTTAGTGTCGACCTTGATCTCATCAACTTTCGCTTCGATCTTCGTGCGACGGTCATCAGCGTAATTATTTTTAACTTCCAGCAATTCCTTTTTGATGACTTTCATCAAAGTTGAATGGTTGTTGATGATCTTATCCAACTTGTTGATCAATGCAGTAAGTTCTTTGTTTTCTTTTTCAAGCTCAGTTACGTCGGTATTCGTTAAACGATAAAGTTGTAGAGATACGATAGCTTCAGCTTGAGGCTCAGTAAATTGATATTCCTTCACCAAATTGTTCTTGGCGTCAGACTTATTTTTGCTGGCACGAATCGTTTTGATGACTTGATCTAAGATCGACAGAGCCTTGATCAGACCTTCAACGATGTGCAAACGTTTCTTAGCTTTATCAAGGTCAAATTTCGAACGACGTAAAACAACGTCTTCTTGATGCTTGATGTATTCTGTCAGCATTTGTACCAAACCGACTTGTTGTGGTCTCATGTCAGCAATCGCAACCATGTTGAAGTTATAAGAGATCTGCAAGTCAGTGTTTTTCAATAAATAATTCAAAATTCCTTGTGCATCGACATCTCGTTTAAGTTCGACTACGATCGACAATCCTTGACGATCACTTTCATCACGAACTTCAGCGATTCCATCGACTTTTTTGAGAACACGCACTTCGTCCATTTTTTTGACCAGCACAGCCTTGTTGACTTCATATGGGATCTCAGTGATCACGATCTGAGACTTGTGTCCACGTAATTCTTGAATTGATGTTTTCGATTTCAAAAATACTTTGCCACGACCGGTTTCATAAGCTTCCTTGATTCCACTGGCACCTTGCAAAATACCTCCAGTCGGAAAATCAGGACCTTTAACGATCTGCATCAAATCTTCTAACGTTGCATCGGGGTCATCAATCAATTTGACTGTTGCATCAATTACTTCGCCTAAATTATGCGGTGGGATTTCTGTAGCATATCCAGCTGAAATGCCAGTAGCTCCATTAACTAATAAATTAGGAAAACGAGCTGGTAATACCTTTGGTTCTTTTTCGGTATCGTCAAAATTCCATTCTTCATCAACGGTGCCCTTATTGATATCTCGTAACATTTCAGCAGAAATTTTACTTAAACGGGCTTCAGTATAACGCATTGCGGCGGGTGGATCACCATCCATCGAACCATTATTTCCGTGCATTTCGATCAATGGTGCACGTAACTTCCAATCTTGGGAAAGTCTGACCATTGCTTCGTAAATAGATGAATCACCATGGGGATGAAAATTACCCATGACGTTACCAACACCCTTAGCGGATTTTCTGAATCCCTTGTCGTAAGTGTTGCCATCTAAAAACATTGAGTACAAAATTCTTCTTTGTACTGGTTTTAATCCATCACGAATGTCCGGCAAGGCACGTTCTTGAATGATGGACTTTGAATATCTCTCAAAACGATCCCCCATAATTTTTTCTAATGGGATGTCTTGGATCTTAGGAGAATTATTTGCCAATATGTATCACCTATTCCTTGTTCAATAAATCATCAACGATCTTGCTGTCCATGTGATCAGTGTCATCGACTTTTTCCAAAATGTTGTCGCCCTCTTCAGTACCGTTAAAGCGGACATTCTTCTCGATCCAATCACGTCTAGGCTTAACTTTATCACCCATCAAAGTCGTTACTCGACGTTCAGCTAAAGCAGCATCGTCGATATTGACTCTGATCAAGATCCTAGATTCTGGATCCATAGTTGTTTGCCATAATTGATCGGCATTCATCTCGCCTAATCCCTTAAATCGTTGTAAGTCGTAACCTTTACCGACCTCTTTAATTGTCTTAGTCAATTCTTCTGGCGTCCAAGCATACTTGATTTGTGTCTTTGCTCCGCGACCCTTTTGAACTTTATAAAGCGGTGGCAGTGCAATGTAAACATGTCCAGCCTCAACTAATGGACGCATGTAACGATAAAAGAAGGTCAACAATAAAATTTGAATATGCGATCCATCGTCATCGGCATCGGTCATAATAATGACTTTATCGTAATTTCGGTCTTCTAATTTGAAGTCAGCACCAACACCTGCACCAATCGTGTAGATCATGGTGTTGATCTCTTCATTTTTATAAATATCTTCCAGCTTGGCTTTTTGAGTATTCAAGACTTTACCACGCAGTGGTAAAATTGCTTGAAATTTTCGATCTCGACCTTGCTTTGCAGAACCTCCGGCAGAGTCACCCTCGACTAAAAAGAGCTCGTTTTTATCGGAGTTTTTAGACTGTGCAGGTGTAAGCTTTCCAGAAAGTAAACCGTCAGTCTTTTTGTTTTTCTTTCCATTTCTGGTCGATTCACGTGCTTTTCTGGCCGCATTACGTGCCTCACGCGCCTTGAGAGCCTTTTTAACTAATGTTTGGGCCTGTTCCCCATTCTCCATCAAATAAAAGCTCATCTGCTCGTATACGAGCTGATCAACGGCGGAACGAGCTTGAGGTGTTCCCAGTTTTCCTTTAGTCTGACCTTCGAATTGGAGAATCTCTTCGGGAATACGCACAGAAATAATAGCAGAGAGTCCTTCACGGACATCGCTACCTTCAAGATTCTTGCTATTTTCCTTGAGCAAACCAACTTTGCGCGCATAGTCGTTAAAGGCTTTTGTCAGACCGGATTTCATTCCGGCTTCATGCGTCCCGCCATCAGCAGTCCGAACGTTGTTTACAAATGAAATAATATTCTCGGAATAGCCATCATTGTATTGGCCGGAGAATTCAATCTCAATTCCAGAATTTTCACCTTCAACGTAGAAAATTCCACCAAGCGTATCCTTATCCTCGTTCAAATATTTAACAAAGGATTGAATTCCATCTTCGTAGTGGAAAATTTCTTCACGAGGTTCCTCGCCACGTTTGTCAGTGATTGTGAATTTAACGCCCTTGAGTAGAAAAGCTGATTCACGCAGACGTTCAGCTAGAGTGTCAAAATTAAATTTAGTCGTTTGAAAAATTGAGGCATCAGGTTTGAAGCTGATAGTTGTTCCACTATCCTCTTTAGTCTTGCCAGTCATTTTAAGGGTGCCAACTGGATGGCCACCATTTTCAAAACGTTCCTGATAAACTTTGTGATCACGAACGACCCGAACAGTCATCCATTCAGACAAAGCATTAACAACTGAAGAACCAACACCATGTAGTCCACCAGAGGTCTTGTAACTATTCTCTGAGAATTTTCCTCCGGCATGAAGGACCGTCAGGATAACCTCGATGGTTGGTTTACCTGAAGAATGCATCCCTGTAGGCATTCCACGACCGTGGTCTACTACTGTGATACTTCCATCAGCGTTGATAGTGACATTGATTTCCTTACCAAATCCTGAAAGAGCCTCATCGACAGCATTGTCGACGATCTCATAGACAAGATGATGCAAGCCGCGTCCATCGGTCGAACCGATATACATACCTGGACGCTTACGAACCGCTTCAAGTCCTTCAAGGATTTGAATTGAAGAATCATCATAAGATGATTTAGGCATTTAAATCATTCCTTTTTCAATAAGCTTAATAACAGTGTTTAATTATAGCATGGATCTGCAAATGTAAAGCAAACATATGTTCATTTTTAATTTCTTATTTTTTATTAATATTCCAGAATTTCCTAATTTATTTTCCAAAAAAGGGTATTATGTTCATTAATGGTTTAATTAGTTTCCAGGATGTACACTTTAGATAAATAAGAAATGAGAGCGTGATTCTATGTTTTTAACTAAACTCTTTATTTGTATAATTCTAGCATACCTGATTGGATCTTTTCCGACCGCTTACATTGTTGGAAAAGTATTCTTCCACAAAAATATTTTTGATTATGGCAGCGGAAATGTTGGAACGACCAATGCCTATCGAGTATTTGGACCGATTGCCGGAACGGTAGTACTGTTTGTCGATATTCTCAAAGGAACCTTGGGAGCATTCTTACCCATCTTCATCGGTTTAGATCGTCCTTGGATGTTGTTTGTGGGATTATTTGCAGTCATTGGCCATGTCTTTTCAATTTTCTTGAAATTCAAGGGTGGCAAGGCTGTGGCAACTAGCGCCGGAATTTTATTAGCCTATAGCCCGATCCCCTTCATAATTTGCTTTTTATGTTTTGCATTGATCGTTTACATTACTAGCATGGTCAGTGTTGCCAGCTTGGTAACTATCGTTGTATTTACTGTTTCATCGCTGTTCATGCACGATTGGATCTTAACTTCCGTGGCCTGCGTGGTCACGGTGATCATTTATGTCAAACATATTCCAAACATCAAGCGACTTCTCAAAGGAAAAGAAAATTTAGTTTCAATTGGATTAGCCTATAAGCGACAGCAACGTAAAGAACAAGAAAAAGACGACCACTAGTTGGTCGTCTTTTTCTGTTATTTAAATGAAATGCTGTAATAAGCTTCAAATGTTTGTTCTGGATCTAAAGTGTTAATACCGTATTTGTTGACTAGTTGATGGTCAGTGTCGATCTTGTCAGCAATGCCCCACCAAGGTTCAATACAAACAAAATCGCCCTTTTCAGGATACTGCGACCAAATGCCAACAAATTTAGCATTTCCGGTATCCAATTGAATTTTTTTATCAGTCAGATCACTTTTAATAGTGATAACTGAAGGTTGGCTCAGACTATAAATGATTGCATCATCGACAAAAGCATCATGAGTTAAAGTAAAATCTTGGTCCTCAACTCTTTGTTCCTGGCTTAGATCAATATTGCTGTCCTTTAAAGCGATTCTCGAACGAGTCTCCTTCGGGTCCAATTCAATCTTAAAGTCCGAATACTGCAAACCTTTGACGAATGGCACTGAAAATCCAGGATGTGCACCAATAGCGAAATACATTTTTTCAGCAGTATCTTTATTCTCTACAATATAGCTGATCTGCAGAGTATCCTTCACCAATTGATAAATTATTTGCAATTTAAAATGGAATGGATAAATCGACAACGTCTCTTCGTCATCGTTTAATTCCAAGACCAACTTATTATCATTTTGAGATGCCAGTGAAAAATCACGATCTCGAGCAAATCCATGCTGCGACATTTCAAATTTTTGATCATTGTAGTAGTAATGATCGCCCTTCAAACGACCAACAATGGGAAATAATACTGGCGCATGACGGTTCCAGATCTCAGGATCAGCCTGCCAAATATATTCATTTTGAGCTTGGTCTTGAATGCTAATGATCTCAGCACCAGCTGATTTTACTTGAATCTTTAAAAAATCATTTTGGACAGTGTATGTTTCCATCATCTTCACCTCTAAAGGATATAACGTGAAAGATCTTTGTCTGAAACAATCTTACCAACTTGTTCTTTGACATATTCACGAGTAATTGTAATGTCGCCCATTTGCATGTCAGGGCCTTCATATAAAATGTCACTCAGAATCTTTTCAAGAACAGTTGAAAGTCTTCTGGCACCGATATTTTGGTTAGTATTATTAAGATCAAATGCTACCTTAGCAATTTCTTCAACGGCCTCTTTAGTAAAGATCAAATTGATACCGTCTGCCTTAGTCAAGGCTACGTATTGCTTGGTCAAAGCATTATCAGGTTTTGTCAAAATTTGAACGAAGTCGTCTTCTGTCAAATCTTGCAACTCGACACGAATTGGGAAACGACCTTGAAGCTCAGCAATCAAGTCGCTAGGCTTGCTCTCGGCAAAGGCACCTGAAGCAATAAATAGAATATGGTCAGTTCTTACTGCACCATATTTAGTATTAACTTGAGAACCTTCAACGATTGGCAAGATATCACGTTGAACACCCTCACGAGATACTTCACCAGAAGTACGTTTGTCGCCAGGTGCAATTTTATCGAACTCATCGATAAAGATGATTCCATTATTCTCAGTACGGTCGATCGCACCTTGATAAATTTCATCATGATCAACACGTTTAGCTGATTCTTCACGGATCAAGACTTCACGAGCTTCTTTAACGGGTAAAGTTCTTGAGATCATCTTCTTAGGAATCAAGTTATCCATCATTGAACTCATGTCAATGCCCATTTGTTGCATTTGGTCGTTCATTGGTGCTTTACGAGATTCCTCAACTTGGATCGTAACCTCTTTATCTTCAAGAAGGCCCTTGTCCAATTGTTCCTTGATCGACAAACGTTGGTTTCTGATATCATCAGTAACATCGCGTCCTTCATCAGGATCATCGTTACCGGCTTGGTCGCCGGTATGAAGCATGTCGCCAAGATTTGAAGCGTTGCCCATATTAGTTAGCATTGACATGAAATCGTTCATGCCGTTTTCTTGTTTAGTTTCCTTTTTAATGGCAGGTACCAACAATTTAACTAACTTCTTATCGACTTTACGTTTGACCTCTGGTCTGATCTCAGCGTATTTTTCGTCTTCTTCCATCGTGACAGCGACGTCCATCAAATCACGGACCATAGATTCAACATCACGACCAACATAACCGACTTCTGTAAACTTAGTGGCTTCAACTTTAACGAATGGAGCATGAACAACTTTTGCCAATCGGCGAGCGATTTCTGTTTTACCAACACCAGTTGGTCCGATCATCATTAGGTTCTTAGGTGTAATTTCTTTTTGCATTTGGTCAGGAACTTGCATACGGCGGTATCTATTATACAAAGCTATGGCAACCGCGCGCTTGGCATCGCCTTGGCCAATGATATATTTGTCTAGTGCTTCAACAATTTGTTTTGGAGTTAGATTTTCCATTTATGAGTCTCCTCTAGAATTTGTCTGTAATGATATTTGTATTAGTGAAAATATCGATTCCTGAAGCAATATTTACGCCTTCACGTGCAATATCTTCAGCAGTCATATCCTTAGCATGTCTTTGCATAGCAACTGCGGCAGCTTGTGCAAAGTTACCACCCGAACCGATTGAAATAACATCTTCATCTGGTTCGATAACTTCTCCACTACCAGAAATTAGTAAAACAGTGTCTTTATCTAATGCAATCAACATTGCTTCTAACTTTTGCAATTGTGGATCTTTACGCCAGTCTTGGGCTAATTCAACTGCGGCACGTTTAAGATTTCCAGAGTAAGCCTTTAATTTCTTTTCCAACCAATCTTGAAGAGTGATAGCGTCAGCAACCCCTCCCGCAAATCCGATGATTACTTGGTCATCGAAAATACGTCTGATTTTATGTGCGCTACCCTTCATGATGAACTTTTCACTCAATGTTACTTGTCCATCACCAGCAATAGCAGTTTTTCCATTATGCTTTACAGCTAAAATTGTTGTCATAAAACTATCCTCTCTTATCTAGGAAAATATTTCTTATAGTCTTTTTGTAAATGCTCCATAGTTACATGCGTGTAGATCTGCGTGGTTGACAGACTAGAATGGCC from Companilactobacillus sp. includes these protein-coding regions:
- the hslV gene encoding HslVU peptidase proteolytic subunit; protein product: MTTILAVKHNGKTAIAGDGQVTLSEKFIMKGSAHKIRRIFDDQVIIGFAGGVADAITLQDWLEKKLKAYSGNLKRAAVELAQDWRKDPQLQKLEAMLIALDKDTVLLISGSGEVIEPDEDVISIGSGGNFAQAAAVAMQRHAKDMTAEDIAREGVNIASGIDIFTNTNIITDKF
- a CDS encoding aldose 1-epimerase family protein — encoded protein: MMETYTVQNDFLKIQVKSAGAEIISIQDQAQNEYIWQADPEIWNRHAPVLFPIVGRLKGDHYYYNDQKFEMSQHGFARDRDFSLASQNDNKLVLELNDDEETLSIYPFHFKLQIIYQLVKDTLQISYIVENKDTAEKMYFAIGAHPGFSVPFVKGLQYSDFKIELDPKETRSRIALKDSNIDLSQEQRVEDQDFTLTHDAFVDDAIIYSLSQPSVITIKSDLTDKKIQLDTGNAKFVGIWSQYPEKGDFVCIEPWWGIADKIDTDHQLVNKYGINTLDPEQTFEAYYSISFK
- the hslU gene encoding ATP-dependent protease ATPase subunit HslU translates to MENLTPKQIVEALDKYIIGQGDAKRAVAIALYNRYRRMQVPDQMQKEITPKNLMMIGPTGVGKTEIARRLAKVVHAPFVKVEATKFTEVGYVGRDVESMVRDLMDVAVTMEEDEKYAEIRPEVKRKVDKKLVKLLVPAIKKETKQENGMNDFMSMLTNMGNASNLGDMLHTGDQAGNDDPDEGRDVTDDIRNQRLSIKEQLDKGLLEDKEVTIQVEESRKAPMNDQMQQMGIDMSSMMDNLIPKKMISRTLPVKEAREVLIREESAKRVDHDEIYQGAIDRTENNGIIFIDEFDKIAPGDKRTSGEVSREGVQRDILPIVEGSQVNTKYGAVRTDHILFIASGAFAESKPSDLIAELQGRFPIRVELQDLTEDDFVQILTKPDNALTKQYVALTKADGINLIFTKEAVEEIAKVAFDLNNTNQNIGARRLSTVLEKILSDILYEGPDMQMGDITITREYVKEQVGKIVSDKDLSRYIL
- the plsY gene encoding glycerol-3-phosphate 1-O-acyltransferase PlsY gives rise to the protein MFLTKLFICIILAYLIGSFPTAYIVGKVFFHKNIFDYGSGNVGTTNAYRVFGPIAGTVVLFVDILKGTLGAFLPIFIGLDRPWMLFVGLFAVIGHVFSIFLKFKGGKAVATSAGILLAYSPIPFIICFLCFALIVYITSMVSVASLVTIVVFTVSSLFMHDWILTSVACVVTVIIYVKHIPNIKRLLKGKENLVSIGLAYKRQQRKEQEKDDH